The Daphnia carinata strain CSIRO-1 chromosome 9, CSIRO_AGI_Dcar_HiC_V3, whole genome shotgun sequence nucleotide sequence GCCCATTCTGTAATctgttgtttttctgtttgaagCCAGAATGTTACTAAATCTTATTAAATTACCTGTTTACATTAGATTCTGCAAGTTTGCAGTCTTCAGTAAGACGCCAGTTTACCTGTAGGACCAGCAGCCAGgtgttgatttgttttcacTTTGCAAAGAACGAAACGTTGTTTTACCATCAAAATGGTCAAAAACGTAAGTGCTAattagagcaaaaaaaaaatgataataatttgTATACCGTACGTGTTATCGTGGTAATCTCTTTATCTGTGTTCGTTACACTAAGGCATCGAACACAAACGATGTCGACAACTTGAAACAAGAACTGGACATTGACGATCACATAATTCCAATCGCTGATCTTTACATACGACACAATGTCAATCCGGAGACTGTAAGCGCAGCTTTCATAATCCTAGctttaaaatatgaaaataattacAGCAATTCTGGTGGAAATTTATGAAAACCCATAAATTGCTAAGAactgttttttacttttctttgcgCCTAGGGTTTGTCGTCACAACAAGCCAAGGCCAACTTGGAACGCGACGGGCCCAATTGCCTTACTCCCCCCAAAACTACACCCGAATGGGTTAAGTTTTGCAAACAGCTTTTCGGTGGTTTCTCATTGCTCTTGTTGTCGGGTGCTATTCTCTGCTTTATCGCGTATGCAATCGAATACAGCAAAAATCCCGAAGTTCTCGGTGACAATGTAAGGTTCAACCTGTTAAAGTTCAATCAATTAATTACGAATTTAAATTTGTAAACTGCACAGCTGTACCTCGGTATCGTCTTAGCGACGGTGGTAATCATCACTGCCTGCTTCTCTTATTACCAAGAAAGCAAAAGTTCAAGAATTATGGAATCCTTCAAAAAATTGGTTCCGGAAACTGCACTCGTCATCCGAGATGGCCAGAAGCAAACAGTGAAAGCGGAGGAAGTTTGCCGCGGCGATATCGTCGAAGTGAAATTCGGTGACCGAATTCCGGCCGATATTCGAATTATCGAAGCCCGCCAGTTCAAGGTGGACAACTCGTCTCTGACTGGTGAATCCGAACCTCAAAGCCGCTCTCCGGAGTTCACCCATGAGAATCCGCTCGAGACCAAGAACTTGGCTTTCTTCTCCACCAACGCCGTCGAAGGCATACATTGatcttttaaatattattataAATAGGCAAAAATTTACCAATATATGTTACGTTTTCTCCAGGTACTGCCAAAGGTATTATTATCGGCATCGGTGACAATACAGCGATGGGTCGTATTGCTGGATTGGCCTCTGGCTTAAGCTCTGGACAAACTCCAATCGCCAAAGAGCTAGAGCATTTCATTCACATCATTACGGGTGTGGCCGTCTTTTTGggaatctctttttttatcattGCGCTCACGATTGGCTACAATTGGCTAGACGCCGTCATCTTTTTGATCGGTATTATCGTAGCCAACGTGCCCGAAGGTCTCCTTGCCACTGTCACTGTCTCATTGACACTCACCGCCAAGCGCATGGCCAGCAAGAACTGTTTGGTCAAGAACTTGGAGGCTGTCGAAACGCTCGGCTCGACGTCCACCATCTGCTCCGACAAGACTGGAACACTGACACAGAACCGAATGACTGTCGCTCACATGTGGTTTGACGGGCAAATCATCGAGGCCGACACGACTGAAGACCAGTCTGGTAATTTTATTCACGAAAATTCGGTTGATTGAGTTTCCGTTTCTAATCGATTTGTGATCATTCAGGTGCCCAATATGACAAAACAAGCTCCGGATGGAAAGCTCTATGTCGTGTCGCTTGCTTGTGCAGTCGTGCTGAATTCAAAATGGGTCAAGAAAACATGCCTGTTTTGAAACGTGAAGTCAATGGTGACGCTTCAGAAGCCGCCTTGCTTAAATGCGTCGAATTGGCTACGGGAGACGCCATAAGCGTTCGCGGCCGAAACAAGAAAGTCTGTGAAATTCCGTTCAATTCGTCCAACAAATATCAAGTGTCCAtccatgaaaatgaagatgaaaacGATGGCCGTTATTTTATGGCCATGAAAGGAGCCCCAGAGCGTATCCTCGATCTGTGCTCGACCATTTACATCAATGGACAAGAGAAAGTGTTGGACAATGAGTTGAAAGATGCTTTTAACACGGCTTACATGCAATTGGGAGGTCTTGGCGAGCGAGTCCTCGGCTTCTGCGATTTCCATCTACCACTGGATCAATTCCCGAAAGGCTACAAATTCGATGCCGATGAGGTCAATTTCCCAATCAGCGGAATGCGATTCGTTGGACTCATGTCCATGATTGATCCTCCACGTGCTGCTGTCCCCGATGCCGTAGCCAAATGCCGTTCGGCTGGTATTAAAGGTAATATTAAATTCTTAATTTTCTAACAATTGATTGTACGATTTACCGTATGATAATTTTGGACTAAAACAGTTATCATGGTTACTGGTGATCACCCCATCACCGCCAAAGCCATCGCCCGTTCTGTTGGCATCATCTCGGATCAGAGCGAAACTGTCGAGGATATTGCGAAACGTTTGAACATTCCAGTCGCTGAAGTGAACCCGAGAGACGCCAAAGCAGCCGTCATTCACGGTGGTGACTTGCGTAACATGACTCCTGCCCAACTCGATGATATCCTTTATTATCACACGGAGATCGTCTTTGCCCGTACGTCCCCTCAACAGAAATTGATTATCGTTGAAGGCTGCCAACGTGGAGGAGCCATCGTAGCCGTTACCGGTGATGGCGTCAATGATTCACCTGCCCTGAAAAAAGCCGATATCGGTATGATCTTTCGATTCAACTTTtaaaatatgaattttttttagattgttTGATCGTGTAACTTACTCAGGTATCGCCATGGGTATCGCTGGATCTGACGTTTCCAAACAGGCAGCCGACATGATTTTGTTGGACGACAATTTTGCATCGATCGTTACGGGTGTCGAAGAAGGCCGTCTGATTTTtgacaatttgaaaaaatcaaTCGCTTACACGTTGACATCTAACATTCCTGAAATCATGCCATTCCTTATGTACATCGTCCTCGACATCCCTCTGCCTCTTGGCACTATCACCATCTTGTGTATCGATTTGGGTACCGACATGGTAATCAATTTCACGCACATTGTAGAATGCAATAGTTCCTCCTTACCGCTTATGACGTCTTCAGGTGCCAGCCATTTCACTTGCCTATGAAGGACCCGAATCGGACATCATGACCCTCCGTCCTCGCAATCCTTTGACAGATAAACTCGTGAACGATAGGTAATTATTTCATTTCAGATTTAATTTTATACTAAAGGTTAATTCAATTTACCACTTTCATTTTTACTTTAGAATGATTTCAAAGTCTTACGGCCAAATTGGTATGATGGAAGCGTCGGCCGGATTCTTCACCTATCTTGTCATTATGTCTGAAAACGGATTCAAGCCCGACCTTCTTTTGGGCCTCCGTAAACAATGGGACTCCCGTCACATTAACGATCTTGAAGATTCTTACGGCCAGGAATGGGTAAActcaaattttaattgaatttcgttttcaatgctgttaaataatatataaaaaaaaatttaattattaattcTGCAGACTTACGATGCCCGTAAACAACTCGAGTACACCTGCCACACTGCCTTCTTCGTGACGGTCGTTATGGTGCAATGGGTCAATTTGCTCATGTGCAAAACCAGACGTAACTCTTTGTTCCAACAAGGCATGCACAATCACGTTCTTACGTTCGGCCTATTTTTCGAGACGGCCATTGCTTGCTTCCTCTGCTACACGCCCGGCATGGACAAGGGCCTTCGAATGTACCCGCTCAAGTAAgtccttttgt carries:
- the LOC130688238 gene encoding sodium/potassium-transporting ATPase subunit alpha-B-like; this translates as MVKNASNTNDVDNLKQELDIDDHIIPIADLYIRHNVNPETGLSSQQAKANLERDGPNCLTPPKTTPEWVKFCKQLFGGFSLLLLSGAILCFIAYAIEYSKNPEVLGDNLYLGIVLATVVIITACFSYYQESKSSRIMESFKKLVPETALVIRDGQKQTVKAEEVCRGDIVEVKFGDRIPADIRIIEARQFKVDNSSLTGESEPQSRSPEFTHENPLETKNLAFFSTNAVEGTAKGIIIGIGDNTAMGRIAGLASGLSSGQTPIAKELEHFIHIITGVAVFLGISFFIIALTIGYNWLDAVIFLIGIIVANVPEGLLATVTVSLTLTAKRMASKNCLVKNLEAVETLGSTSTICSDKTGTLTQNRMTVAHMWFDGQIIEADTTEDQSGAQYDKTSSGWKALCRVACLCSRAEFKMGQENMPVLKREVNGDASEAALLKCVELATGDAISVRGRNKKVCEIPFNSSNKYQVSIHENEDENDGRYFMAMKGAPERILDLCSTIYINGQEKVLDNELKDAFNTAYMQLGGLGERVLGFCDFHLPLDQFPKGYKFDADEVNFPISGMRFVGLMSMIDPPRAAVPDAVAKCRSAGIKVIMVTGDHPITAKAIARSVGIISDQSETVEDIAKRLNIPVAEVNPRDAKAAVIHGGDLRNMTPAQLDDILYYHTEIVFARTSPQQKLIIVEGCQRGGAIVAVTGDGVNDSPALKKADIGIAMGIAGSDVSKQAADMILLDDNFASIVTGVEEGRLIFDNLKKSIAYTLTSNIPEIMPFLMYIVLDIPLPLGTITILCIDLGTDMVPAISLAYEGPESDIMTLRPRNPLTDKLVNDRMISKSYGQIGMMEASAGFFTYLVIMSENGFKPDLLLGLRKQWDSRHINDLEDSYGQEWTYDARKQLEYTCHTAFFVTVVMVQWVNLLMCKTRRNSLFQQGMHNHVLTFGLFFETAIACFLCYTPGMDKGLRMYPLKINWWGPALPFALLIFVYDEIRKLILRKNPGGWVERETYY